A region of Solanum dulcamara chromosome 7, daSolDulc1.2, whole genome shotgun sequence DNA encodes the following proteins:
- the LOC129894365 gene encoding protein NRT1/ PTR FAMILY 1.2-like, protein MEQQMVEYHPLDQGSKMEDTEKQNSSPIPIKSRKKGGLITMPFIIANEALANVGSYGLLPNMTFYLMRDYRMEVTPTQNLLFFWSAATNFLPIVGAVVADSYLGRFLTIGLGSIFSFLGSAVLWLTAMIPKARPPPCNQSGQACKSTTPSQYMLLVFSFLLMSIGAGGIRPCSLAFGANQFDKGRNDPNKKTVLESFFAWYYTSSIVSVLIAMTGIVYLQDRMGWKIGFGVPALLMFLAALFFFLASPFYIKPKVRSNVFASFIQVIVVAYKNRKLRYPNQNSDYHRKNGSGPQMPTQKLRFLNKACIIKSPEDVKPIGVAAHPWKLCTVEQVEELKALIRVVPLWSTGIMISINLSQSSFPLLQAQSMNRHLTKGFQIPAGSFGMFLMIALTVWVFLYDRVMLPLASKIKGRPVRIKPIVRMGLGIFVSCMSMVVSGIVEHVRRKRAINEGLLNNSQGLVEMSALWLIIPNSLNGIAEAFSAIGSTEFYYSELPKSMSSIASALLGLGMAVANLLASVVLSAVDKYTKGEGTESWVSSNINQGHYEYYYWLLAVLTAFNLVYFVVCCWQYGPSADVDITKRMMEPSDDEGDDHPQKNISRHDS, encoded by the exons ATGGAGCAACAGATGGTGGAGTATCATCCTTTAGATCAAGGATCTAAAATGGAGGATACGGAGAAGCAAAATTCTTCACCAATTCCaattaaaagtagaaaaaagGGTGGACTAATTACTATGCCTTTTATCATAG CAAATGAGGCACTGGCGAATGTGGGGAGCTATGGGCTTTTACCAAATATGACATTTTATCTTATGAGAGATTACAGGATGGAGGTTACTCCTACCCAAAATCTTCTGTTTTTCTGGTCAGCTGCTACCAATTTCTTGCCTATTGTTGGAGCTGTTGTTGCTGATTCATATCTTGGTCGATTCCTTACTATTGGACTGGGTTCCATCTTCAGTTTCCTG GGATCAGCAGTGTTGTGGTTAACAGCAATGATTCCAAAAGCAAGGCCTCCGCCTTGTAATCAATCAGGACAGGCTTGTAAATCTACAACGCCATCACAATACATGCTCTTGGTTTTCTCGTTTCTGCTCATGTCAATTGGTGCTGGAGGTATAAGACCATGTTCTTTAGCCTTTGGTGCTAACCAGTTTGACAAGGGACGTAATGATCCCAACAAGAAAACGGTGTTGGAGAGCTTCTTTGCCTGGTATTATACTTCATCCATAGTCTCTGTTCTGATTGCCATGACGGGTATCGTTTACCTTCAAGACAGAATGGGTTGGAAAATAGGTTTTGGAGTTCCTGCACTCCTCATGTTCTTAGCTGCGCTGTTTTTCTTCCTTGCTTCTCCGTTTTATATCAAGCCAAAGGTTCGCTCAAACGTGTTTGCCAGCTTTATACAAGTAATTGTTGTTGCCTACAAGAATAGGAAACTCCGTTACCCCAATCAGAACTCTGATTACCATCGCAAGAATGGCTCAGGACCTCAAATGCCAACGCAGAAATTGAGATTCTTAAACAAAGCTTGCATCATTAAAAGCCCTGAAGATGTTAAGCCAATTGGAGTTGCAGCCCATCCATGGAAACTTTGCACAGTGGAGCAAGTTGAGGAGCTAAAAGCCCTCATTAGAGTCGTGCCATTGTGGTCGACGGGAATCATGATATCAATAAACTTGAGCCAAAGTTCATTCCCTCTACTACAAGCCCAATCCATGAATAGACATCTAACTAAAGGATTCCAAATTCCAGCAGGGTCATTTGGGATGTTTTTGATGATTGCGTTGACAGTATGGGTTTTTCTCTATGACCGCGTGATGCTTCCATTGGCATCGAAGATCAAAGGACGACCAGTTCGTATAAAACCTATAGTCAGAATGGGTCTTGGCATATTCGTCTCTTGCATGTCCATGGTAGTGTCTGGTATTGTGGAACATGTTCGACGAAAAAGAGCAATCAATGAAGGGCTCTTGAACAACTCACAGGGGTTGGTGGAGATGTCAGCATTGTGGCTCATTATACCAAACAGTTTAAACGGGATAGCAGAGGCATTCAGCGCGATCGGCTCCACAGAGTTCTATTATTCGGAGCTCCCAAAGAGTATGTCAAGTATTGCATCTGCTCTTTTAGGACTGGGAATGGCAGTGGCAAATCTTTTAGCAAGTGTGGTTTTGAGTGCTGTGGATAAGTACACCAAAGGAGAAGGGACAGAAAGTTGGGTTTCAAGCAACATCAACCAGGGACACTATGAGTATTACTACTGGCTTCTTGCTGTATTGACAGCTTTCAATCTGGTTTATTTTGTGGTTTGTTGCTGGCAATATGGACCCTCTGCTGACGTTGACATCACTAAGAGAATGATGGAGCCTAGTGATGATGAGGGGGATGATCATCCACAGAAGAATATCTCTAGACATGACTCTTAA
- the LOC129896376 gene encoding protein PLANT CADMIUM RESISTANCE 8-like codes for MGRVDSSNEVETPQPVGGVPATSYQGVYTPTLTGTPWSTGLFDCHMDQTNATMTSFLPCVTFGQIAEVQDAGEMTCPLGSFMYLLMIPAFCSQWILGSKYRTKLRQRYNLVEAPYSDVVSHIFCPFCSLCQEFRELRIRGLDPALGWNGIVAQQQYGNQQMNQAPSVQSMYK; via the exons ATGGGAAGAGTTGATTCCTCTAATGAAGTTGAAACTCCTCAGCCAGTCGGCGGTGTGCCAGCTACCTCATACCAAGGAGTATATACACCAACACTAACAGGAACTCCATGGAGCACTGGCTTATTTGATTGTCATATGGACCAAACTAATG CTACCATGACATCGTTTTTACCGTGTGTGACGTTCGGACAGATAGCTGAAGTTCAAGATGCAGGAGAAATGA CTTGTCCATTGGGGTCTTTTATGTACCTTTTGATGATTCCTGCTTTTTGCTCTCAATGGATCTTGGGTTCCAAGTACAGAACAAAGCTGAGGCAGAGGTACAATCTAGTGGAAGCTCCCTATTCAGATGTAGTTTCTCACATCTTTTGTCCATTTTGTTCACTTTGTCAAGAGTTCAGAGAGCTTCGTATTAGAGGACTTGATCCAGCTCTAG GTTGGAATGGCATAGTTGCTCAGCAGCAGTATGGAAACCAGCAAATGAATCAAGCTCCCTCAGTACAATCCATGTACAAGTAA